A single window of Oceanibaculum indicum P24 DNA harbors:
- a CDS encoding ArsR/SmtB family transcription factor, which yields MTDDLETAAARLEALGNPSRLRIFRTLVRAGDPGLSVGQIQEKLGLPASTLSHHLHRLLIAGLVTQERAGTTLICRADFTVMQGLIGYLADECCKDVGITCGKEDAA from the coding sequence ATGACCGATGACCTTGAAACCGCCGCCGCCCGGCTTGAGGCGCTTGGAAACCCGTCCCGCCTGCGGATCTTCCGCACGCTGGTGCGGGCTGGCGACCCCGGCCTTTCGGTTGGCCAGATACAGGAGAAGCTGGGCCTGCCGGCCTCCACCCTGTCGCATCATCTGCACCGGCTGCTGATCGCCGGGCTGGTGACGCAGGAGCGGGCGGGGACCACGCTGATCTGCCGCGCCGATTTCACCGTCATGCAGGGGTTGATCGGCTATCTCGCCGACGAGTGCTGCAAGGATGTCGGCATCACCTGCGGGAAGGAGGATGCGGCATGA
- a CDS encoding DUF1127 domain-containing protein: MMQRSRSAHYFDNSGNIVKFPARPAVGKPLAVLLSWQEPLCLASLPALWRHWRRERRDWQALRQMDAAALADIGLSPLLLREAGPPSLVRLLATYLRQRRPLIFRSERSRHVCC; the protein is encoded by the coding sequence ATGATGCAGCGTTCTCGTTCGGCTCATTATTTCGATAATTCCGGAAATATAGTGAAATTTCCGGCCCGACCTGCCGTAGGCAAGCCTTTAGCTGTTCTCCTGTCCTGGCAGGAACCGCTGTGCCTGGCCTCGTTGCCTGCCCTCTGGCGGCACTGGCGGCGGGAGCGCCGCGACTGGCAAGCGCTGCGACAGATGGATGCGGCCGCGCTGGCGGATATCGGCCTGTCGCCTCTGTTGCTGCGTGAGGCCGGACCGCCTTCGCTTGTCCGGTTGCTCGCAACCTATCTGCGGCAACGCCGCCCGTTGATTTTCCGCTCGGAAAGGAGCCGTCATGTCTGTTGCTGA
- a CDS encoding trans-sulfuration enzyme family protein → MTQNKTNRAGFGTRAIHAGQEPDPTTGAIMVPIYATSTYVQQSPGVHKGYEYSRSQNPTRMALEACVADLENGEAGFAFASGLAAMGTVLELLDSGSHVIAMDDLYGGSYRLFENVRKRSAGLEFSFVDLSDPAALEAAIRPNTKMVWVESPTNPMLRLADFQAIATMAKKHGLIAVADNTFASPYVQKPLDHGFDIVIHSMTKYLNGHSDMVGGVAVVREGSPHRQPLAYLQNAIGSVAGPFDSFLALRGLKTLHLRMERHCANALAIAQWLEAHPKIEKVVYPGLASHPQHELAKRQMIGGFGGIVTAVIKGGLDESRRFLERTKLFALAESLGGVESLIEHPAIMTHASIPPDIRAELGISDGLVRLSVGVEDLTDLLADLENALA, encoded by the coding sequence ATGACCCAGAACAAGACCAACCGCGCCGGCTTCGGCACGCGCGCCATCCATGCCGGCCAGGAGCCGGACCCGACAACCGGCGCCATCATGGTGCCGATCTACGCCACCTCGACCTATGTGCAGCAGAGCCCCGGCGTGCATAAGGGCTACGAATATTCGCGCAGCCAGAACCCGACGCGCATGGCGCTGGAAGCCTGCGTCGCCGATCTGGAAAATGGCGAGGCGGGATTCGCCTTCGCCTCCGGCCTTGCCGCCATGGGCACGGTGCTGGAGCTGCTGGACAGCGGCAGCCATGTCATCGCCATGGACGATCTCTATGGCGGCTCCTACCGGCTGTTCGAGAATGTGCGCAAGCGCTCGGCCGGGCTGGAATTCTCCTTCGTCGACCTGTCCGACCCGGCGGCGCTGGAAGCCGCAATCCGGCCGAACACCAAGATGGTCTGGGTCGAAAGCCCGACCAACCCGATGCTGCGGCTGGCGGATTTCCAGGCGATTGCCACCATGGCGAAGAAGCACGGCCTCATCGCGGTGGCCGACAACACCTTCGCCTCGCCCTATGTGCAGAAACCGCTGGATCACGGTTTCGACATCGTCATCCATTCGATGACCAAGTATCTGAATGGCCATTCCGACATGGTGGGCGGCGTCGCCGTAGTACGCGAGGGCAGCCCGCACCGCCAGCCTCTGGCCTATCTGCAGAACGCCATCGGCTCGGTTGCCGGACCATTCGACAGCTTCCTGGCACTGCGCGGGCTGAAGACGCTGCATCTGCGCATGGAGCGGCACTGCGCCAACGCGCTGGCCATCGCGCAATGGCTGGAGGCCCACCCGAAGATCGAGAAGGTGGTCTATCCCGGTCTTGCCAGCCATCCGCAGCACGAGTTGGCGAAGCGGCAGATGATCGGCGGCTTTGGCGGCATCGTCACCGCCGTCATCAAGGGCGGGCTCGACGAGAGCCGGCGCTTCCTGGAGCGCACCAAGCTGTTCGCCCTGGCCGAGAGCCTGGGCGGTGTTGAAAGCCTGATCGAGCATCCGGCGATCATGACGCATGCCTCGATCCCGCCGGACATCCGCGCTGAACTCGGCATTTCCGACGGGCTGGTGCGGCTCTCCGTCGGCGTCGAGGATCTGACCGACCTGCTCGCCGATCTGGAAAACGCGCTGGCTTAG
- a CDS encoding DMT family transporter encodes MPPSSTSRTQAVWVALSPLLFTFLWSTGFVGAKFGLPYAEPLTYLLLRFLLAAALLVPIALMLKISWPKPHEIKHVALVGLLVQGVYLGGVFIAIHHGVQAGVAALIVSAQPILTAALAGPMLGEKVTRRQWLGLLFGLAGVAAVIVEKIDTASASAAWATLYTVASLLGITLGTLYQKKYCHGVDVVGGNCVQFITVIFAFGLCALLFETNVVHWTGEFVFALVWQSVILSIGATTLLYVLIKRGAASQVASLFYLVPPFTAILAWLMFGETFGISAIIGMVLVAVGIILIRTNGSGRRRPA; translated from the coding sequence ATGCCGCCTTCTTCCACCAGCCGCACGCAAGCCGTCTGGGTCGCCCTGTCGCCGCTGCTCTTCACCTTCCTGTGGAGCACCGGCTTCGTCGGCGCGAAATTCGGCCTGCCCTATGCCGAGCCGCTGACCTACCTGCTGCTGCGCTTCCTGCTGGCGGCGGCGCTGCTGGTGCCGATTGCCCTGATGCTGAAGATCAGCTGGCCGAAACCGCATGAGATCAAGCATGTAGCCCTAGTCGGGCTGCTGGTGCAGGGCGTCTATCTGGGCGGCGTGTTCATCGCCATCCATCATGGCGTGCAGGCCGGCGTCGCGGCGCTGATCGTCAGCGCGCAGCCGATTCTGACGGCCGCCCTGGCCGGCCCGATGCTGGGCGAGAAGGTCACCCGCCGGCAATGGCTGGGCCTGTTGTTCGGCCTGGCCGGTGTCGCCGCCGTGATCGTGGAGAAGATCGACACCGCCAGCGCCAGCGCCGCCTGGGCAACGCTCTATACGGTCGCCAGCCTGCTCGGCATCACGCTGGGCACGCTGTACCAGAAGAAATACTGCCACGGGGTCGATGTGGTGGGCGGCAATTGCGTGCAGTTCATCACCGTCATCTTCGCCTTCGGGCTGTGTGCGCTGCTGTTCGAGACGAATGTGGTGCACTGGACCGGCGAGTTCGTCTTCGCCCTGGTCTGGCAGTCGGTCATCCTGTCCATCGGTGCCACCACCCTGCTCTATGTGCTCATCAAGCGCGGGGCGGCCTCGCAGGTCGCCAGCCTGTTCTACCTGGTGCCGCCCTTCACCGCGATCCTGGCCTGGCTGATGTTCGGCGAGACCTTCGGCATCTCCGCCATCATCGGCATGGTGCTGGTTGCCGTCGGCATTATCCTGATCCGCACCAATGGCAGCGGCAGGAGGCGCCCGGCATGA
- a CDS encoding permease: MSVAEALRAARLPKPDGAVVALTVTLLALALFANEQLAASIDFTLSSLLGVLPFLLVSVALAAGAKASGADALIARAFVGREVQMVAFAALIGALSPFCSCGVIPVIAALLSMGVPLAPVMAFWLASPIMDPTMFVLTLGTLGLDFALAKTAAAIGVGLLGGYGTYALTRAGALADPLREGIGNGGCGAASIRSHKPVVWRFWKDDARLAKFSRASFDTLLFLGKWLALAFLLESLMLAYVPAEAVRGLVGDGGFLSILVATLVGVPAYLNGYAALPLVGGFIQQGMAPGAGMAFLVAGGITSIPAAIAVWALAKKQVFALYILFALAGSLLSGVLFQLAVRA, encoded by the coding sequence ATGTCTGTTGCTGAAGCCCTCCGCGCTGCCCGGCTGCCGAAGCCGGACGGGGCGGTGGTTGCCTTAACCGTCACCCTGCTGGCGCTAGCCCTGTTCGCGAATGAACAGCTTGCCGCCAGCATCGACTTCACCCTGAGTTCCCTTCTCGGCGTCTTGCCCTTCCTGCTGGTCTCGGTGGCGCTGGCCGCCGGTGCCAAGGCCAGCGGGGCGGATGCGCTGATCGCCCGTGCCTTTGTCGGGCGCGAAGTGCAGATGGTCGCTTTTGCCGCACTGATCGGCGCGCTGTCGCCCTTCTGCTCCTGCGGCGTCATCCCGGTCATCGCGGCATTGCTGTCGATGGGCGTGCCGCTGGCGCCGGTGATGGCGTTCTGGCTGGCCTCGCCGATCATGGACCCGACCATGTTCGTGCTGACCCTGGGCACGCTGGGTCTCGATTTCGCACTAGCCAAGACGGCGGCGGCCATCGGCGTCGGCCTGCTGGGCGGCTATGGCACCTATGCGCTGACCCGGGCCGGCGCGCTGGCCGATCCACTGCGTGAAGGCATCGGCAATGGCGGCTGCGGCGCGGCGTCGATCCGCAGCCACAAACCGGTGGTCTGGCGCTTCTGGAAAGACGACGCAAGGCTGGCCAAATTCAGCCGCGCTTCCTTCGACACGCTGCTGTTCCTCGGCAAGTGGTTGGCGCTCGCCTTCCTGCTGGAATCCCTGATGCTGGCCTATGTCCCGGCGGAGGCGGTGCGCGGCCTGGTCGGCGATGGCGGATTCCTGTCGATCCTGGTGGCGACGCTTGTGGGCGTGCCGGCCTACCTCAACGGCTATGCCGCGCTGCCGCTGGTCGGCGGCTTCATCCAGCAGGGCATGGCGCCGGGTGCTGGCATGGCCTTCCTGGTTGCTGGCGGCATCACCTCCATCCCGGCGGCGATTGCGGTATGGGCGCTGGCGAAGAAGCAGGTCTTCGCGCTCTATATCCTGTTTGCGCTCGCCGGCTCGCTGCTCAGCGGCGTGCTGTTCCAGCTCGCAGTGCGAGCGTGA
- a CDS encoding transglutaminase domain-containing protein yields the protein MTLIVTVQLQDRAADHGALGLLVPCGISTNRQRLLSFEPPQGSRIRLLPDRDSDQMVAFVEAPSADRLTLRYGFAAETGGLSEQAFLSTENRWSRAARALAAEAETIALAAGYGRAGIQALVEATAAKFRYGHPAEKYYDGQDAIPHLGCGLTEGSCVDINAYLMAALRSAGYEAAYIAGYFFPRERDGLTNDMHCWVATRHEGEILEWDIAHHMKIGEARIAAAYNPKPGERWAVGYGLGHRFQLDDREVEMKLLAEPMWLLPDGHLADAMLEIRVS from the coding sequence GTGACGCTGATCGTGACCGTCCAGTTGCAGGACCGGGCCGCCGATCATGGCGCGCTCGGCCTGCTGGTTCCTTGCGGAATCTCGACGAATCGCCAGCGCCTCCTTTCTTTCGAGCCGCCGCAGGGCAGCAGGATTCGCCTGCTGCCCGACAGGGACAGCGACCAGATGGTGGCATTTGTGGAAGCACCGTCAGCAGACAGGCTGACCCTGCGCTACGGTTTCGCGGCGGAGACTGGCGGCCTGTCGGAACAGGCTTTTCTTTCCACCGAGAACCGATGGAGCCGGGCGGCGCGTGCGCTGGCGGCGGAGGCCGAGACTATTGCCCTTGCGGCCGGCTACGGGCGCGCCGGCATCCAGGCCCTCGTCGAGGCCACGGCCGCGAAGTTCCGCTATGGCCATCCGGCGGAGAAATACTATGACGGTCAGGATGCCATACCGCATCTCGGCTGCGGCCTGACCGAAGGCAGCTGCGTCGATATCAATGCCTATCTGATGGCCGCGCTGCGCAGCGCTGGTTACGAGGCCGCCTATATCGCCGGCTATTTCTTTCCCCGGGAACGGGACGGCCTCACCAACGACATGCATTGCTGGGTCGCAACCCGCCATGAGGGCGAGATACTGGAATGGGATATCGCCCATCACATGAAGATAGGCGAGGCACGCATCGCCGCCGCCTATAATCCCAAACCGGGCGAGCGTTGGGCTGTCGGGTACGGGCTTGGCCACCGCTTCCAGCTCGATGACAGGGAAGTCGAGATGAAGCTGCTAGCTGAACCGATGTGGCTGCTGCCCGATGGCCATCTGGCGGATGCGATGCTGGAAATCCGCGTTTCATGA
- a CDS encoding NAD-dependent epimerase/dehydratase family protein, which yields MSHYPHQSPARLALVTGGSGFVGGHLIRRLLADGWRVRALGRSVEALAGVQVLDAEPVAGDLSDRAALTRAMEGVEVVFHVAAHFKLWGPMSLFRRINVEGTRNVVEAADRAGVRRVVYVSAAAVVMGRPEPMRGVTEDMPLHKMPFAPYSTSKAEAEEVLLAANGRRAGFSIVAIRPPFIWGPDMPALDHMVETVRAGHFQWVAGGGQALSTCHVENLCHALILAADHGSGGQAWFVSDGEDTTLKSFLTRLLGSRGVTPKDRSVSFGVAWTMAGLMDTVWRIFRRKGEPPITRQMLRLIGKDFTIDIRRARNDLGYAPVTSPADGMRRMRAGEATPAYTAVDGHL from the coding sequence ATGAGCCACTATCCTCACCAAAGTCCGGCCCGCTTGGCCCTCGTCACTGGAGGCTCTGGTTTCGTCGGCGGACATCTCATCCGCCGCCTGCTTGCCGATGGCTGGCGCGTCCGCGCGCTTGGGCGCAGCGTCGAAGCGCTGGCGGGCGTTCAGGTGCTCGACGCCGAACCGGTCGCGGGCGACCTTTCGGACCGTGCCGCGCTGACCCGTGCGATGGAGGGTGTCGAGGTCGTGTTCCACGTCGCGGCGCATTTCAAGCTTTGGGGGCCGATGTCCCTGTTCCGCCGGATCAATGTCGAAGGCACCCGCAATGTTGTCGAGGCTGCCGATCGGGCCGGCGTGCGCCGCGTCGTCTATGTCAGCGCCGCCGCCGTCGTCATGGGCCGCCCCGAACCGATGCGTGGCGTGACCGAGGACATGCCCCTGCACAAGATGCCGTTTGCCCCTTACTCCACATCCAAGGCCGAAGCGGAGGAAGTGCTACTCGCTGCGAACGGCCGCCGCGCGGGCTTCTCCATCGTGGCCATCCGCCCGCCTTTCATCTGGGGCCCGGATATGCCGGCGCTCGACCACATGGTCGAGACCGTACGCGCCGGGCATTTCCAATGGGTCGCGGGCGGCGGACAGGCGCTTTCCACCTGCCATGTCGAGAACCTTTGCCACGCGCTGATCCTCGCCGCCGATCACGGATCAGGCGGGCAAGCTTGGTTCGTGAGCGACGGCGAGGACACGACTCTGAAGTCCTTCCTGACGCGCCTGCTCGGCAGCCGCGGCGTGACGCCCAAGGATCGCTCTGTGTCCTTCGGTGTCGCCTGGACGATGGCCGGCTTGATGGACACAGTCTGGCGGATATTCCGCCGCAAGGGCGAGCCGCCGATCACCCGGCAGATGCTGCGGCTGATCGGCAAGGATTTCACCATCGACATTCGCCGTGCGCGCAATGACCTCGGCTACGCTCCAGTGACTTCGCCGGCCGATGGCATGCGCCGCATGCGGGCCGGCGAGGCAACTCCGGCTTACACGGCCGTCGATGGCCATCTATGA
- a CDS encoding TetR family transcriptional regulator, with translation MTTDAPDHRDRILDTAAEQVRRFGEAKTNVVDIAKAMGLSHSAIYRHFRSKADIFDALAARTMAEEAELAARFAKAEGPAAERLRGLVLALHRSKRAKLGEDPEIHGLYRRIVAERPDLVTDYARRMTGLVRQVLEDGIAGGEFRIRDLDTSAGVVRDAVTVFVHPAHVEQAVVAGLDMEPRLQAVIDALIAAFEATGRHDK, from the coding sequence ATGACAACCGACGCGCCCGATCATCGCGACCGCATTCTCGACACGGCTGCCGAGCAGGTCCGTCGCTTTGGTGAGGCCAAGACCAACGTGGTCGATATCGCCAAGGCCATGGGCCTGTCGCATTCGGCGATCTACCGGCACTTCCGGTCGAAGGCGGATATCTTCGACGCCCTTGCTGCGCGGACGATGGCCGAGGAAGCCGAACTGGCGGCGCGCTTCGCGAAGGCCGAGGGTCCTGCGGCAGAGCGGCTGCGCGGCCTCGTCCTGGCGCTCCACCGCAGCAAACGCGCCAAACTCGGCGAGGACCCGGAGATCCACGGCCTCTACCGCCGGATCGTGGCCGAACGCCCGGACCTTGTCACCGACTATGCGCGACGCATGACCGGGCTCGTCCGCCAGGTGTTGGAGGACGGGATCGCGGGGGGTGAGTTCCGCATCCGTGACCTCGACACCTCTGCGGGTGTGGTGCGCGACGCGGTCACCGTGTTCGTCCATCCCGCTCATGTGGAGCAGGCTGTCGTGGCCGGGCTGGATATGGAGCCCAGACTTCAGGCGGTGATCGACGCCTTGATCGCGGCGTTCGAAGCAACCGGCCGACATGACAAATAG
- a CDS encoding MFS transporter — translation MSDVQQPGDQPRQPSSPETRKRAFKLLFFSLTCLGMGQSLMFANLPPIARELGFSEFHVGAIFMVSAIFWVFCAPMLGRRSDIWGRRPVILVGLVAYAVSTAAFGFIIQMALWGWLTVIPAVVLLVLARILYGALGAGTIAAGQAYVADRTSRAERVRAVAGMNAGFSLGVTIGPGVGAALVVFGLLMPFYGIALLALVSAVSLYLMLPEQTPPKGQTMRPRLSPFDRRVWPFLLASIMITTVQALTIQTAAFYFMDVLGLAAAETVQYVGVGLMASAMAAVLAQLAIIPRLNPSAQFLMRIGCVIGIAAYTIFLLADSYGPLVFALVVSGLAFGLARPGIAAAASLSVRQDEQGSVAGLVGATGAAGHVISPIFAMPLYKLDPSLPYLAGVILFVMFGLMVMLNGTIRRAGRSLAEEGQGGPDSPTSL, via the coding sequence ATGAGCGACGTGCAGCAGCCCGGCGACCAACCGCGGCAGCCCTCCTCCCCGGAGACCCGCAAGCGCGCCTTCAAGCTGCTGTTCTTCAGCCTGACCTGCCTTGGCATGGGCCAGTCGCTGATGTTCGCCAACCTGCCGCCGATTGCCCGCGAGCTTGGATTCTCCGAGTTCCATGTCGGCGCGATCTTCATGGTCTCCGCCATCTTCTGGGTGTTCTGCGCGCCGATGCTGGGCCGCCGCAGCGACATCTGGGGCCGCCGTCCGGTCATTCTGGTCGGGCTGGTCGCCTATGCCGTCTCGACAGCCGCCTTCGGCTTCATCATCCAGATGGCGCTGTGGGGCTGGCTGACCGTCATTCCCGCCGTCGTGCTGCTGGTGCTGGCGCGCATTCTCTATGGCGCGCTGGGGGCCGGCACTATCGCCGCCGGCCAGGCCTACGTCGCCGACCGTACCAGCCGGGCGGAGCGCGTGCGCGCCGTCGCCGGCATGAATGCCGGCTTCAGCCTGGGCGTCACAATCGGCCCCGGCGTGGGGGCGGCGCTGGTGGTGTTCGGCCTGCTGATGCCGTTCTACGGCATCGCCCTGCTGGCGCTGGTCAGCGCCGTATCGCTCTATCTGATGCTGCCCGAGCAGACCCCGCCCAAGGGCCAGACGATGCGGCCCCGGCTCAGCCCGTTCGACCGGCGTGTGTGGCCCTTTCTGCTGGCCAGCATCATGATCACCACGGTGCAGGCGCTGACGATCCAGACCGCCGCCTTCTATTTCATGGATGTGCTGGGGCTGGCCGCCGCCGAGACGGTGCAGTATGTCGGCGTCGGGCTGATGGCATCCGCCATGGCCGCCGTGCTGGCGCAGCTTGCCATCATCCCGCGCCTGAACCCCTCGGCGCAGTTCCTGATGCGCATCGGCTGCGTCATTGGCATCGCCGCCTACACCATCTTCCTGCTGGCCGACAGCTATGGCCCGCTGGTGTTCGCGCTGGTCGTCTCCGGCCTCGCCTTCGGCCTCGCCCGCCCCGGCATCGCCGCCGCCGCCTCGCTGTCGGTCAGGCAGGACGAGCAGGGATCGGTGGCCGGTCTGGTCGGCGCGACGGGGGCGGCCGGGCATGTGATCTCGCCAATCTTCGCCATGCCGCTCTACAAGCTGGACCCCAGCCTGCCCTACCTCGCAGGCGTGATCCTGTTCGTGATGTTCGGCCTGATGGTCATGCTGAACGGTACCATCCGGCGCGCCGGCCGCAGCCTCGCCGAGGAGGGCCAGGGCGGCCCCGACAGCCCGACCAGCCTGTAG